CCCGGAGGAGGCCTGAAGGACCTTTTCCAAGCCATGGGCCTGAGACAGGGTAAAAGGCCCGCTTTGGACCCTTTGTAACCCCTCCAGATAGGCGCCGCAGCCCAACCGATCCCCGATATCATTGCAAAGGGTCCGGATATAGGTCCCCGGAGAACAAAACACTTCAAGACCAACCCGTTCCCTATCCAGGTGCAGCGTTTCAATCGAATCTATACAAATCTGCCGGGGCGGTTTAACGATCGGTATGCCCCGTCTGGCCCAGTGGTATAAGGGTTTTCCTTTATATTTCAAGGCTGAGAAGGAGGGAGGCACCTGTTCTTGGGGGCCAATGAAAAGCTTAAAGACCTCCTCAATCCTCTTCCGGTCCGGCAGGGGTTGGGCATAAGAACTAACCACTTCCCCGGTAGCATCCTGGGTATCCGTCTTTTTTCCTAAAACCATGACGGCCCGATATCCCTTGGGGTGATCGGGGATAAAAGGAATAATCTTGGTCGCCCAGCCGATACAAATAGGCAAAACGCCGGTGGCGATGGGATCCAGGGTCCCTAAGTAACCCATTTTTTGAAAACCGGCGGCCTTCCGGAGACCTTGAAGTACTTTATTGGAAGACATCCCCGCCGGTTTGTCCACCACCAAAACCCCCTCCCAGGCAGAGGGTTCGGAAGGTTCGGCAAGAATGGGTTTTGAATTTAAGGCTATCATGATTCCTCAGGTTCTTTGGAGGGGAATACGGTTTTTAACAACGTTTCGATCCGGTCTCCGTACTCGAAAGAAGTATCGTGGACGAATTCCAGATCAGGAACATGGCGCAACTTCAGGCGCTGTCCCAATTCTCGTTTTATAAAACCGGCGGCACTCTGAAGCCCTTCCAGCCCTTGCCGAAGCTCTTCAGGGTTTCCAAATCGACTGAAATAGACCCTGGCCAGCTTCAGGTCAGGAGAAACCTCGACGCCGGTGATGGTAACCATATCCAGACGGGGATCTTTTATCTTTCTGACCAGCAGCTCGGAGATCTCCCTTTGGAGGAGTCCCCCGACCTGAACCGTTCTTTTGGGTCTGTTTTTTGTGGATTGCATTTTCATTTATCAGGCGATTGGCTACCAAAGGGTAAAGAGATTCTAAAATCCCCATTGCCTCGTGCCCATTGCCTTTTTTAG
This window of the Deltaproteobacteria bacterium genome carries:
- the truB gene encoding tRNA pseudouridine(55) synthase TruB, coding for MIALNSKPILAEPSEPSAWEGVLVVDKPAGMSSNKVLQGLRKAAGFQKMGYLGTLDPIATGVLPICIGWATKIIPFIPDHPKGYRAVMVLGKKTDTQDATGEVVSSYAQPLPDRKRIEEVFKLFIGPQEQVPPSFSALKYKGKPLYHWARRGIPIVKPPRQICIDSIETLHLDRERVGLEVFCSPGTYIRTLCNDIGDRLGCGAYLEGLQRVQSGPFTLSQAHGLEKVLQASSG
- the rbfA gene encoding 30S ribosome-binding factor RbfA, whose product is MQSTKNRPKRTVQVGGLLQREISELLVRKIKDPRLDMVTITGVEVSPDLKLARVYFSRFGNPEELRQGLEGLQSAAGFIKRELGQRLKLRHVPDLEFVHDTSFEYGDRIETLLKTVFPSKEPEES